The following coding sequences lie in one Lysobacter capsici genomic window:
- a CDS encoding lysophospholipid acyltransferase family protein, which translates to MNAPPPHAGAVAPTGAQTARALRYLVRVPLLMWHVLVHLPLLLLLTSPLTAQLPIGAETLEHRLIRAWSAGLMRIFGFRLRRVGTPLPGATLFVANHVSWVDIEILHSQRMMGFVAKREIASWPVVGWLAARGETIFHHRGNTESLGGVLHEMLARLRAGRSVGVFPEGGTRGGGEIGPFHARIFLAAVEAGVPVQPVALRYGEHGDAQAVVAFQDKESFFANFLRLLGEPGRLAEVHFLTPIAPGEADGRRRIAELARQRIIEAMAS; encoded by the coding sequence ATGAATGCGCCGCCTCCCCACGCCGGCGCGGTCGCGCCTACCGGTGCGCAGACCGCGCGCGCGCTGCGTTACCTCGTCCGTGTGCCCCTGCTGATGTGGCATGTGCTTGTCCACCTGCCGCTGTTGCTGCTGCTCACCTCGCCGCTGACCGCGCAATTGCCGATCGGCGCCGAAACCCTGGAACACCGTCTGATCCGCGCCTGGTCGGCCGGGCTGATGCGGATCTTCGGCTTCCGCCTGCGCCGGGTCGGCACGCCGCTGCCCGGGGCGACGCTGTTCGTGGCCAACCACGTCAGCTGGGTCGACATCGAGATCCTGCACAGCCAGCGGATGATGGGCTTCGTCGCCAAGCGCGAGATCGCCAGCTGGCCGGTGGTCGGCTGGCTGGCCGCGCGCGGCGAGACCATCTTCCATCACCGCGGCAACACCGAATCGCTCGGCGGGGTGCTGCACGAAATGCTCGCGCGCCTGCGCGCCGGCCGTTCGGTCGGGGTGTTCCCCGAAGGCGGCACCCGCGGCGGCGGCGAGATCGGCCCGTTCCATGCGCGCATCTTCCTGGCCGCGGTCGAGGCCGGCGTGCCGGTGCAGCCGGTGGCGCTGCGCTATGGCGAACACGGCGACGCCCAGGCGGTGGTCGCGTTCCAGGACAAGGAAAGCTTCTTCGCCAATTTCCTGCGCCTGCTCGGCGAACCCGGGCGGCTGGCCGAAGTGCATTTCCTGACCCCGATCGCGCCCGGCGAAGCCGACGGCCGCCGCCGCATCGCCGAGCTGGCGCGGCAGCGCATCATCGAGGCGATGGCGAGCTGA
- a CDS encoding glucokinase: protein MSAAPRLSPAANAFAGTFIAADVGGTHTRVGLVRPGNGGDSTVAVLAHRKYVCADYPSLAAILAEFIAGNGVGVDRVVIATAGVVLDDEVVNSNLPWRISLSQLRSELGLHDVLVINDFQANANAAQCMAPADSTLLTPGVADTDASAGPVLVIGPGTGLGAAVRIPYGKATVVLPTEPGHTAFAPGNAREADMLRLARERGHTHVHTEYFVSGPGLVNIYSALCTLSGVEASLRAPAAITEAARRGEAIAREAVLTFCALLGSVIGDLVVISRAHAVFIAGGILPQLKDFLPDSEFHARMLDKGVMRPVLERVPVRLIENERLGVIGAASWYLQHLAQTAADAEPAPRSPMQ, encoded by the coding sequence ATGAGCGCCGCGCCCAGGCTGAGCCCGGCCGCGAATGCGTTCGCGGGCACCTTCATCGCCGCCGATGTCGGCGGCACCCACACCCGCGTCGGCTTGGTGCGTCCGGGCAACGGCGGCGATTCGACCGTGGCCGTGCTCGCCCACCGCAAGTACGTGTGCGCCGACTACCCCAGCCTGGCCGCGATCCTGGCCGAGTTCATCGCCGGCAACGGCGTGGGCGTGGACCGGGTGGTGATCGCCACCGCCGGCGTCGTGCTCGACGACGAAGTGGTCAATTCCAATCTTCCCTGGCGCATCTCGCTGTCGCAGCTGCGCAGCGAGCTGGGCCTGCACGACGTGCTGGTCATCAACGATTTCCAGGCCAACGCCAACGCCGCCCAGTGCATGGCGCCGGCCGACTCGACCCTGCTCACGCCGGGCGTCGCCGACACCGACGCCAGCGCCGGCCCGGTGCTGGTGATCGGCCCGGGCACCGGCCTGGGCGCGGCGGTGCGCATTCCCTACGGCAAGGCCACCGTGGTGCTGCCGACCGAACCGGGCCATACCGCCTTCGCGCCGGGCAACGCGCGCGAAGCCGACATGCTGCGGCTGGCGCGCGAACGCGGCCACACCCACGTGCATACCGAATACTTCGTCTCCGGCCCCGGGCTGGTGAACATATACAGCGCGCTATGCACGCTCAGCGGCGTGGAAGCCTCGCTGCGCGCGCCGGCCGCGATCACCGAAGCCGCGCGCCGCGGCGAAGCGATCGCGCGCGAAGCGGTGCTGACCTTCTGCGCGCTGCTCGGCAGCGTGATCGGCGACCTGGTGGTGATCAGCCGCGCCCACGCGGTGTTCATCGCCGGCGGCATCCTGCCGCAACTCAAGGACTTCCTGCCCGACAGCGAATTCCACGCACGCATGCTCGACAAGGGCGTGATGCGTCCGGTGCTCGAACGCGTGCCGGTGCGGCTGATCGAAAACGAACGGCTCGGCGTGATCGGCGCGGCGAGCTGGTACCTGCAGCACCTGGCGCAGACGGCGGCCGACGCCGAGCCCGCGCCGCGCAGCCCCATGCAGTAA
- a CDS encoding YheT family hydrolase, with the protein MTAADYAPPRWLRNAHVQSALGSSPLRRRHAERRLAQVGAHTQPHLIETGDGVRLHGLHSAMPGVKARGLVLLLHGWEGSADSNYMRLTAARLLERGFEVFRLNFRDHGDTHHLNEGLFHSNRIDEVVQATAEIARRFPLRPLSVAGYSLGGNFALRLALRAPQAGLPLTHVASVCPVLDPGRTMASMESGLPLYLWYFERKWRESLSRKRALFPGIHDFDDRTLGLSMRPLTQWMVERHTDFGTLERYFEGYSVAGARLAQVQVPVSILMAVDDPVIPVADFNDLELPAHSRLEVAPWGGHCGFLENAHLDGFAERWIADRMETMAAG; encoded by the coding sequence CTGACCGCTGCCGACTACGCGCCACCGCGCTGGTTACGCAATGCGCACGTGCAGTCGGCGCTGGGTTCCAGCCCGCTGCGCCGGCGGCACGCGGAACGGCGGCTGGCGCAGGTCGGCGCGCACACCCAGCCGCATCTGATCGAAACCGGCGACGGCGTGCGCCTGCACGGCCTGCACAGCGCGATGCCGGGGGTAAAGGCGCGCGGCCTGGTGCTGCTGCTGCACGGCTGGGAAGGCAGCGCCGATTCCAACTACATGCGCCTGACCGCGGCGCGCCTGCTCGAGCGCGGGTTCGAAGTGTTCCGGCTGAATTTCCGCGACCACGGCGACACCCACCACCTCAACGAAGGCCTGTTCCACTCCAACCGCATCGACGAGGTGGTGCAGGCCACCGCCGAGATCGCTCGGCGTTTCCCGCTGCGGCCGTTGTCGGTGGCGGGGTATTCGCTCGGCGGCAATTTCGCCCTGCGGCTGGCGCTGCGCGCGCCGCAGGCGGGCCTGCCGCTGACCCACGTGGCCTCGGTGTGTCCGGTGCTCGATCCGGGCCGGACCATGGCCTCGATGGAATCCGGCCTGCCGCTGTACCTGTGGTACTTCGAGCGCAAATGGCGCGAATCGCTGTCGCGCAAGCGCGCGCTGTTTCCGGGCATCCACGATTTCGACGACCGCACCCTCGGCCTGAGCATGCGGCCGCTGACCCAGTGGATGGTCGAGCGGCATACCGACTTCGGCACCCTGGAGCGCTATTTCGAGGGCTATTCGGTCGCCGGCGCGCGCCTGGCGCAGGTCCAGGTGCCGGTGAGCATCCTGATGGCGGTCGACGACCCGGTGATCCCGGTGGCGGATTTCAACGACCTGGAGCTGCCGGCGCATTCGCGGCTGGAAGTGGCGCCGTGGGGCGGGCATTGCGGGTTCCTGGAGAACGCGCATCTGGATGGGTTCGCCGAGCGCTGGATCGCGGATCGGATGGAGACGATGGCGGCTGGGTGA
- a CDS encoding sugar MFS transporter: MSVSNASAQPRYLGSIAIIGALFFVFGFVTWLNGPLIAFAQLAFDLDEVGAFLVPMAFYLSYFFLAVPSSAILRRTGMKRGMALGLLVMAIGAAVFGEFTTQRWYPGALGGLFVIGAGLAVLQTAVNPYISILGPIEGAAQRIAVMGICNKIAGILAPIVLGTMVLHGMGDLAEQVKAADPATKAQLLNTFASSIHGPYLLMAGLLALLAVGVLFSPLPELRPAEANRSSSDGAGDSGSLLRYPHLWLGALCIFVYVGVEVMAGDAIGTYGHSFGLPLDKTKFFTSLTLGGMLVGYVVGLIVIPRFISQERYLSLSAVLGVVLTIGAFATHGYVSVGFVAALGFANAMMWPAIFPLGIRGLGRHTEVGSAVMIMGIAGGAVVPQLYAVLKQHLDFQLVFVLLMVPCYLYILYFAQAGHKVGLRDRRGAAAGAVAASSSSN; the protein is encoded by the coding sequence ATGTCGGTTTCCAACGCCAGCGCTCAGCCGCGGTATCTGGGCTCGATCGCGATCATCGGCGCGCTGTTCTTCGTGTTCGGTTTCGTCACCTGGCTCAACGGGCCGTTGATCGCCTTCGCCCAGCTCGCCTTCGATCTCGACGAGGTCGGCGCGTTCCTGGTGCCGATGGCCTTCTATCTTTCGTACTTCTTCCTCGCCGTGCCGTCCTCGGCGATCCTGCGCCGCACCGGCATGAAACGCGGCATGGCGCTGGGCCTTTTGGTGATGGCGATCGGCGCGGCGGTGTTCGGCGAGTTCACCACCCAGCGCTGGTACCCCGGCGCGCTCGGCGGCCTGTTCGTGATCGGCGCGGGCCTGGCGGTGCTGCAGACCGCGGTCAATCCCTACATCAGCATCCTCGGCCCGATCGAGGGCGCGGCGCAGCGCATCGCGGTGATGGGCATCTGCAACAAGATCGCCGGCATCCTCGCGCCGATCGTGCTCGGCACGATGGTGCTGCACGGCATGGGCGATCTGGCCGAGCAGGTCAAGGCCGCCGATCCGGCGACCAAGGCGCAGTTGCTCAATACCTTCGCTTCCAGCATCCACGGGCCGTATCTGCTGATGGCCGGGTTGCTGGCGCTGCTCGCGGTCGGCGTGCTGTTTTCGCCGCTGCCCGAATTGCGCCCGGCCGAGGCCAACCGTTCCTCGTCCGACGGCGCCGGCGACAGCGGCAGCCTGCTGCGGTACCCGCATCTGTGGCTCGGCGCGCTGTGCATCTTCGTCTACGTCGGCGTGGAGGTGATGGCCGGCGACGCGATCGGCACCTACGGCCACAGCTTTGGCCTGCCGCTGGACAAGACCAAGTTCTTCACCTCGCTGACCCTGGGCGGGATGCTGGTCGGCTACGTGGTCGGCCTGATCGTGATTCCGCGCTTCATCTCGCAGGAGCGTTATCTGAGCCTGTCGGCGGTGCTCGGCGTGGTGTTGACGATCGGCGCGTTCGCGACCCACGGCTATGTGTCGGTGGGGTTCGTGGCGGCGTTGGGCTTCGCCAACGCGATGATGTGGCCGGCGATCTTCCCGCTCGGCATCCGCGGGCTGGGCCGGCATACCGAGGTCGGTTCGGCGGTGATGATCATGGGCATCGCCGGCGGCGCGGTGGTCCCGCAGCTGTACGCGGTGCTCAAGCAGCACCTGGATTTCCAGCTGGTGTTCGTGCTGCTGATGGTGCCGTGCTACCTGTACATCCTGTACTTCGCCCAGGCCGGGCATAAGGTCGGCCTGCGCGATCGCCGCGGCGCCGCGGCGGGCGCGGTGGCGGCGTCGTCTTCTTCGAATTGA
- a CDS encoding TonB-dependent receptor yields MKARKTILSASIVTALLMGPGLAFAQDAAPAAASQATDLDTVVVTGIRASLEKSLDTKRANVTVSEAITAEDIGKFASTNVAEAMSQIPGVTLDRRFGQGERVSIDGTDPSLNLSFLDGHPVAQAIWLYGEQPNRGFDYTLLAPEILGRLEIIKSSEARITEGSLGGTVLMHTRKPLDLDANSVAGSVSYNYSDQGSKGRPSASVLYSWKNPQENFGVSVAAQHYEEQVDRQGLEIFGYAKASTFTNAARAGLDPNAEVPNSINAAWFQQHRKRDSAVVNLQFQPNDQWNIDLQGLYIKENFDNYNQSLYSFLTWNDGTVGAVNQLGDAKNGVVTSGHSNANADPLGGTVIYDNNVRESEVVTKGIDLRTSFKGDRWGFKGQIGSSKSDNENLAQYFIEPVYNGGFSWDINRGIKFDNPDAARNPANWGPAGGLTDGWMGNNGVFSTESKDTYGQVDFNVEFDSAINNLQFGVRRAKHEESFELNIYGPVKRGTLADVGTIGLTDIRGFTADQGRHIQVGRGNVLDWIKSSPLNFSAPDAAGFLNNTWALEQTNTAAYVQADFSAGAWRGNFGLRYVESKTDASGFVYGGAPTLTDLASKWQTKSKKEDFVLPSFNVVYDTGNDVLLRFAAAKVIAWAPYNQMVNNTFLNDTTYNGSGGNAELSPYESTNFNLSAEWYFAEQSVLAASVFYKDIDNYIDSAARIERQYNSIRDTNRAVFDSTLVGFHGCTADGYCDYDIQRPRNAGKGKVKGFNVSYQQPFGDTGFGMTANYTYADGENNTGDPLPYQSRDSVAISPYYEKGPLSVRLSYNWRSHYLAGGYVAGAAPASVDDYSELGASVGWKFNDNMGLSFDAMNILDEEYVQYSGSKNKPVGTYHSGRRYMAAFRFNF; encoded by the coding sequence ATGAAAGCGCGCAAGACCATCTTGTCTGCCAGCATCGTCACGGCCCTGTTGATGGGGCCTGGCCTGGCGTTCGCCCAGGACGCGGCCCCGGCCGCCGCCTCGCAAGCCACCGATCTCGACACCGTCGTGGTCACCGGCATCCGCGCGAGCCTTGAAAAATCGCTCGACACCAAGCGGGCCAACGTCACCGTGTCGGAGGCGATCACCGCCGAGGACATCGGCAAGTTCGCCAGCACCAACGTCGCCGAAGCCATGTCGCAGATTCCGGGCGTGACCCTGGATCGTCGCTTCGGCCAGGGCGAACGCGTCAGCATCGACGGCACCGATCCCAGCCTCAACCTGTCGTTCCTCGACGGCCATCCGGTCGCGCAGGCGATCTGGCTGTACGGCGAACAGCCCAACCGCGGCTTCGACTACACCCTGCTCGCGCCGGAAATCCTCGGCCGGCTGGAAATCATCAAGTCGTCGGAAGCGCGCATCACCGAAGGCAGCCTCGGCGGCACGGTGCTGATGCACACGCGCAAGCCGCTGGACCTCGACGCCAACTCGGTCGCAGGCTCGGTCAGCTACAACTACAGCGATCAGGGCAGCAAGGGCCGCCCGAGCGCCTCGGTGCTGTACAGCTGGAAGAACCCGCAGGAAAACTTCGGCGTCTCCGTCGCCGCGCAGCACTATGAGGAACAGGTCGACCGTCAGGGCCTGGAGATCTTCGGCTACGCCAAGGCCTCGACCTTCACCAACGCCGCGCGCGCCGGGCTCGACCCGAACGCGGAAGTGCCCAACTCGATCAACGCGGCCTGGTTCCAGCAGCACCGCAAGCGCGACAGCGCCGTGGTCAACCTGCAGTTCCAGCCGAACGATCAGTGGAACATCGATCTGCAGGGCCTGTACATCAAGGAAAATTTCGACAACTACAACCAGTCGTTGTACAGCTTCCTGACCTGGAACGACGGCACCGTCGGCGCGGTCAACCAGCTCGGCGACGCCAAGAACGGCGTGGTCACCAGCGGTCATTCCAACGCCAACGCCGATCCGCTCGGCGGCACGGTGATCTACGACAACAACGTGCGCGAGTCGGAAGTCGTCACCAAGGGCATCGACCTGCGCACCTCGTTCAAGGGCGATCGCTGGGGCTTCAAGGGCCAGATCGGCAGCAGCAAGTCGGACAACGAAAACCTGGCGCAGTACTTCATCGAGCCGGTCTACAACGGCGGCTTCAGCTGGGACATCAACCGCGGCATCAAGTTCGACAACCCCGACGCGGCCCGCAATCCGGCCAACTGGGGTCCCGCGGGCGGCCTGACCGACGGCTGGATGGGCAACAACGGCGTGTTCTCCACCGAAAGCAAGGACACCTACGGCCAGGTCGATTTCAATGTCGAGTTCGACAGCGCGATCAACAACCTGCAGTTCGGCGTGCGCCGCGCCAAGCATGAAGAGTCGTTCGAACTCAACATCTACGGCCCGGTCAAGCGCGGCACCCTGGCCGACGTCGGCACCATCGGCCTGACCGACATCCGCGGCTTCACCGCCGATCAGGGGCGTCATATCCAGGTCGGTCGCGGCAACGTGCTCGACTGGATCAAGAGCAGCCCGCTCAACTTCAGCGCGCCCGACGCGGCCGGCTTCCTCAACAACACCTGGGCGCTGGAACAGACCAACACCGCCGCTTACGTGCAGGCCGATTTCTCGGCCGGCGCCTGGCGCGGCAACTTCGGCCTGCGTTACGTAGAGTCCAAGACCGATGCGAGCGGCTTCGTCTACGGCGGCGCGCCGACCCTGACCGATCTGGCCAGCAAGTGGCAGACCAAGTCGAAGAAGGAAGATTTCGTCCTGCCGTCGTTCAACGTCGTCTACGACACCGGCAACGACGTGCTGCTGCGTTTCGCCGCGGCCAAGGTGATCGCCTGGGCGCCGTACAACCAGATGGTCAACAACACCTTCCTCAACGACACCACCTACAACGGCAGCGGCGGCAACGCCGAGCTGTCGCCGTACGAGTCGACCAACTTCAACCTGTCGGCCGAGTGGTACTTCGCCGAGCAGTCGGTGCTGGCCGCGTCGGTGTTCTACAAGGACATCGACAACTACATCGACAGCGCGGCCCGGATCGAGCGTCAGTACAACTCGATCCGCGACACCAACCGCGCGGTGTTCGACTCGACCCTGGTCGGTTTCCACGGCTGTACCGCCGACGGTTATTGCGATTACGACATCCAGCGTCCGCGCAACGCCGGCAAGGGCAAGGTCAAGGGCTTCAACGTCAGCTACCAGCAGCCGTTCGGCGACACCGGCTTCGGCATGACCGCGAACTACACCTACGCCGACGGCGAGAACAACACCGGCGATCCGCTGCCGTACCAGTCGCGCGACAGCGTGGCGATCAGCCCGTACTACGAAAAGGGCCCGCTGAGCGTGCGCCTGTCGTACAACTGGCGCAGCCATTACCTGGCCGGCGGTTACGTGGCCGGCGCGGCGCCGGCGAGCGTGGACGACTACTCCGAGCTGGGCGCCAGCGTGGGTTGGAAGTTCAACGACAACATGGGCCTGTCGTTCGACGCGATGAACATCCTCGACGAAGAGTACGTGCAGTACTCGGGCAGCAAGAACAAGCCGGTCGGCACGTACCACAGCGGCCGTCGCTACATGGCCGCGTTCCGGTTCAACTTCTGA
- a CDS encoding family 20 glycosylhydrolase, whose amino-acid sequence MKTRTTRRLLAAAAVAAALIACHSAAPREQAAHDGERASATRDTDTIAAHRTAIIPRPLKTQAQRGQFEFAANTPVQVQAGQAGERRVADYFATKVRALRGFAPVIAETQAASNGARNAIALSIDPDLAIGEEAYVLDIQPDDVRIRARTEAGLFYGAVSLWQLLTADGGQGATRIAAQRIEDAPAYPWRGMMLDVARHFRSVDEVKSVVDQMALHKLNTFHWHLTDDQGWRIEIKQYPRLTQVGGCRVLAGANGRDAQGRPQPYCGYYTQDQIRDVVAYAAARHITVVPEIEMPGHAQAAIAAYPNLGVTDVVRKAPRVSPDWGVHTYLFGVDDSTFTFLENVLDEVAGLFPSKYIHIGGDEAAKDQWIASRKVQARIKALGLKDEMALQSWFVGRIGQHLRTHDRILLGWDEILEGGRLPANATVMSWRGTAGAVEAAREGHDVIVAPDRQLYLDYVQSDRDDEPPGRFPASTLRDFYEFSIVPAELTAQQSRHVIGAQANLWSEHRRSFQGIQTTLYPRLDALAEVVWSPPASRDWNDFQQRLAPQLARYRAQNVLVSDVAYAVSFKVVDGADGQPRLSLSNQAGFGEIRYRTDGGQPDPAAPRYEQPLPATPPFDLVATTFFDGRPLAAPRRFSARDRADLSRRTSAGLRSCREGYNLRLEDDAARDGSRDGARAALTVNLIDPCWIYPAASLDGVGRIEVQVGQLPYNFQLWHDTDKIVTRKAVQGGALEVRLDDCKSAPIARLPLAAAKRSDGITTLSANLPAHSGRHDLCFVFASGAHDPLWALDAVTLHPGE is encoded by the coding sequence ATGAAAACGCGCACGACCCGCCGCCTGCTCGCCGCCGCCGCCGTGGCCGCCGCGTTGATCGCGTGCCACAGCGCCGCACCGCGTGAGCAGGCCGCGCACGACGGCGAGCGGGCGAGCGCAACGCGCGACACCGACACCATCGCCGCCCATCGCACCGCGATCATCCCGCGCCCGCTCAAGACCCAAGCCCAGCGCGGCCAGTTCGAATTCGCTGCGAACACGCCGGTCCAGGTGCAGGCGGGCCAGGCCGGCGAACGCCGCGTGGCCGATTACTTCGCCACCAAGGTGAGGGCATTGCGCGGTTTCGCGCCCGTCATCGCCGAAACCCAGGCCGCATCCAACGGCGCGCGCAACGCGATCGCACTGAGCATCGATCCGGATCTGGCGATCGGCGAGGAAGCCTACGTACTCGACATCCAGCCCGACGACGTGCGCATCCGCGCGCGCACCGAGGCCGGCCTGTTCTACGGCGCGGTCAGCCTGTGGCAACTGCTCACCGCCGACGGCGGCCAGGGCGCGACCCGGATCGCGGCGCAGCGCATCGAGGACGCGCCCGCGTATCCGTGGCGCGGCATGATGCTCGACGTGGCGCGGCATTTCCGCAGCGTCGACGAGGTCAAGTCGGTCGTCGACCAGATGGCGCTGCACAAGCTCAACACCTTCCATTGGCATCTCACCGACGACCAGGGCTGGCGCATCGAGATCAAGCAATACCCGCGCCTGACCCAGGTCGGCGGCTGCCGCGTCCTCGCCGGCGCCAACGGCCGCGACGCGCAGGGCAGGCCGCAGCCGTACTGCGGTTACTACACCCAGGACCAGATCCGCGACGTGGTCGCCTACGCCGCCGCGCGCCACATCACCGTGGTGCCGGAGATCGAGATGCCGGGGCATGCGCAGGCCGCGATCGCGGCGTATCCGAACCTCGGCGTGACCGATGTCGTGCGCAAGGCGCCGCGGGTGTCGCCGGACTGGGGCGTGCATACCTATCTGTTCGGGGTCGACGATTCCACGTTCACCTTCCTGGAAAACGTGCTCGACGAAGTCGCCGGGCTGTTTCCGTCGAAGTACATCCACATCGGCGGCGACGAAGCGGCCAAGGACCAGTGGATCGCATCGCGAAAGGTGCAGGCCAGGATCAAAGCGCTCGGCCTCAAGGACGAGATGGCCTTGCAGAGCTGGTTCGTCGGCCGCATCGGCCAGCACCTGCGCACACACGACCGCATCCTGCTGGGCTGGGACGAAATCCTCGAAGGCGGCCGCCTGCCGGCCAACGCGACGGTGATGTCCTGGCGCGGCACCGCCGGCGCGGTCGAGGCCGCGCGCGAAGGCCATGACGTGATCGTCGCGCCCGATCGGCAGCTGTACCTCGACTACGTGCAGAGCGATCGCGACGACGAACCGCCCGGACGCTTCCCCGCCAGCACCCTGCGCGACTTCTACGAGTTCTCGATCGTGCCGGCCGAACTCACCGCGCAGCAGAGCCGGCACGTGATCGGCGCGCAGGCCAATCTGTGGAGCGAGCACCGGCGCAGCTTCCAGGGCATCCAGACCACGCTGTATCCGCGCCTGGATGCATTGGCCGAAGTGGTGTGGTCGCCGCCGGCCAGCCGCGACTGGAACGATTTCCAGCAGCGCCTGGCGCCGCAGCTCGCGCGTTACCGCGCTCAGAACGTGCTGGTCAGCGATGTCGCGTATGCGGTGTCGTTCAAGGTCGTCGATGGCGCCGACGGACAGCCGCGGCTGTCCCTGTCGAACCAGGCCGGCTTCGGCGAGATCCGCTACCGCACCGACGGCGGCCAGCCCGATCCGGCGGCGCCGCGCTATGAGCAGCCGCTGCCGGCGACGCCGCCGTTCGACCTCGTCGCCACGACCTTCTTCGACGGCCGTCCGCTGGCCGCGCCGCGCCGTTTCAGCGCGCGCGATCGGGCCGACCTGAGCCGTCGCACCAGCGCCGGCCTGCGCTCGTGCCGCGAGGGCTACAACCTGCGCCTGGAAGACGACGCCGCGCGCGACGGCAGCCGCGACGGCGCGCGCGCCGCGCTGACCGTCAACCTGATCGATCCGTGCTGGATCTATCCGGCGGCGTCGCTCGACGGCGTGGGCCGGATCGAGGTTCAGGTCGGCCAGTTGCCGTACAACTTCCAGCTCTGGCACGACACCGACAAGATCGTGACCCGCAAGGCGGTGCAGGGCGGCGCGCTGGAAGTCCGCCTCGACGATTGCAAGAGCGCGCCGATCGCGCGCCTGCCGTTGGCCGCGGCCAAGCGCTCCGACGGGATCACCACGCTCAGCGCGAACCTGCCGGCGCACAGCGGTCGCCACGACCTGTGCTTCGTGTTCGCCAGCGGCGCGCACGATCCGCTGTGGGCGCTGGATGCGGTGACCTTGCATCCGGGCGAGTAA